The following is a genomic window from Adhaeribacter radiodurans.
GGAGTCGGGCAGTATTCCCCGTTAAGATTACTGGTAGCTGCTGGTATTTACATTTCCACCTTCCCGGGCAAGCCTTTTGCCTTCGTTTATACCCTTCACCGTGATGGTATAAGTTCTGGGGCTAACCCCACTAAGTATATGGATATAATCACTTTCCACTAACTCATCCAGCAAGAATTGCAAATGGATTTCGTTGGGTATCATACCCAGATTTTCTTCTTTCGCAATATCACTAAAAAGGAGTGTCTCGTGTTTAATGAGGGCTTGCAAAACTATATTGCGGTTTAGGCTAGTCATTTTATTTAAATTTAAAAGGGATTTTCTGGGACCTTCGGTGAAATAAGGAAAAATTAATGGCAAGTGTAAATTAAGTTCTACAGACCAAATCCGAGATAAATCTGCGCGACGGAGTTCTTGGAATTATCGGTTAAGTTACCGGCCAGACCACTGTTCCCTACTTCACGTAGGCCATAGTTATAGCGGGCTCCCACGGTTACCCCTTTTACATCAAAACCAATACCACCCATCACACCATAATCAAATCGGTTGAAGTTGTCGGTTTTTAAGTCGGTAATATCCGAAGAGTTAAAGTCCGATGATTTTAGGTCTTTCACGTTGGCGGACACCAGGTAAGAAAAATAAGGACCCGCGTGAACATTAAGCGGCCCAATATTAACCGCTAAGGCAATAGGTACTTGCACGTAGTTTAGATTAAAGCGAACCTCTCCTGGCTCAATACCCAGAACATCCGCCACATCGGATCCGCCGTACGTTATTTTAGAACCTACATTGGAATAGAGTACTTCTGGTTGAATTGCCAGAAAGTCATTAATCGGAACTTTCCCGAACACCCCGAAGTGATAACCCGCTTTTATATTTTCGTCTTGGGCATTAGCCTGATCAACGTAGAGTTGGGAAAAGTTTAGTCCTGCTTTTACACCAAATTTAGGTCCTGGATTGCTATTTTGCGCTTTCACTTGACTAGACCCTATTAACAAAAGAATAGCGAAGCCTATTCCTGCTAATTTTCTGAAGTAATAATTGTATAACATGATTTCTAAGGTTTATACAGTAGTTTTACTTAATCTACTATTGTAGTTATACGGGGATAAAATCAAATAAATACCTATATAGGTATTTATTTGATTTTATCCCCGTACTTATATGGTTTAATAAAAATTAAAAGAAAGATACCGGAGGCTGGGTTTTCGGGGTGGGCTAATTGCATAGGCATTGCTTGGTTATAAGTGCCTTGTTTCGACCACATCTACTCCATTCTAAAATTAACAAAGGAGTATTTATAAACGAATTAAATCAACATTGGAAAGAATCACTTGGCTTATTGAACACATTGAAGGACGACAGATACTTACAAAAGCAGCTAAACATGAACGCTATAAATAAATATTGGGAAGTAGATAAGAATGATCCACAGCAACACAATTTATTTGGATCAGCAGATTTTCAATCAGAAAAATCAGAGCAAGTATTAATTGCCAGTTACTGGCCTTTTCAAGAAATTTGGGAGTGGCGCATTTATATGTATAATAATACCCCAGACATGCGAGAATCTGGCACTTGTAGAACCGAAGAAGAAGTCAGACAAACAATCAATTATTATCTCTGCGTCACTTAAAAGGTCGCCAACAAAGGAAGGAATTATACTTTCCTGAATCGGGAAATAGAAAGATATAATAGATTTTAGAAGTCAGCAGGTAAGTTTGCTAACCTCTATATTTTAAGCTTACTTGTTTTCCGCTGCCCCTGTTTGTTGTTCATAGTGGCCGTCGAATTCACTTGCCACCAGATCGTTCTTGCTCAACCAATATTCTGAGGTCAAGATTTCAAAGTTCTGATCTCCTTTATCCTTTAACTCCCATAAGATATGTTCTGCTTCGAGAAAAGGTTTGCTTCCCGCCATCTGTTCACTATAAAGCCTTTTAATTAGGTTACTGTTAGATAAACCTTTATCTAATAACCGCAGGATGGCTTCCTTAGTAAAATCAATCTCTTCTTTATTCTCTGATTCTACTGAAAAGCCAATCAGAGTGGCTTTGGTATTAGGGAATATACCATTGAACGCTTTATATAAAAGCTGATTGATGTGGAATAAGGTGCCATGCAGGCTTATATCAGGATACTCCTCTGATATTTTATCTAATAGCATATCATTCGAAATTTGCTGAATTTGGCCGGTGCTGAGCTTATCGGCCAGTTTATACTCTAAGATTATGGCGGCGGCTTCATTGGGTTCATAATCAGTGATGGCCATTAGCAGCAACTCTCCTAAGGTTTCCTTACCCACATTTTCGGCATCTGGGAAGTTAAACTTTAGAAGTAATTGAACAAAATCCTCGTCTTTCCAATATTCCGAAACCTCTTCCATGGTGTGGGCCCGGTTAATTTTTATATTATATGTCATGAGTACATGATTAATTAAAAAAAACTACTATCCTCTCCTTATGTGACAGCATTCTTTTATTCCTTTAAAGGTAACGTAAGCTATTCTAAGCATACTCCTTTCTAGGAAATAAAATAAATATATTTTGATGAAAAGCACCAGTAGCGGAAGTATTAGCAGCTTTGCCATTAAAAACCCAAAGGTCGGTATGTTGCGTTTCCAGAAAAATACTGACGATGATTATAGTATTGTCCGGATTAAGTTTTACTAATACTAATTTGGGTAATAACCTTACTTAAACAACAAGGGAGCAAATTCATACAAGTTGGGCCACCAAGTAATTCAGGTATGATTTAGTTAACCCTATAACCAGTAATATGTTAAATTGACTGCCTCTTACCTATTTTATAGGATGATATAACGTGTACTGAAGAAAATGTTAATTTTTTTAAAGCATTAACTATGCAGTATGAACTAAATAATCCATGAAAAAAGAATTTAACATATTTTAATTTAGCGTCCGAAATGTTTCCGATGAAATCAAAAAAGCCTCTTAGCAATCAGCTAAGAGGCTTTCGAGTGGTCGCGTAGGGAGTCGAACCCCAAACCTTCTGATTCGTAGTCAGATGCTCTATCCAGTTGAGCTACGTGACCATTTTCTCGTTTTGAGTGGGCAAAGATACATAAACCATTTATTCAAACGCAAGCTATCTGCCAAATTTTTATTAAATTTTTGCATCTACTCTTTTGCTAAGCGCTTTTTTAAGTGCCCGGTTAAACAGAACGTAGAGGCCAAACAAGGAAACCAAAACTAAGGTAATTATCAGAATCTGACCACCTTTACCTGTGTCGGGGTTTTGCAATAAGGCAATAATATCTTGCGCCTGCGTACCTAACCAAAAAAAGAATAAAGTGCGGGGCAACATCCCCACAATACTAGCCAGGAAGAACTTTTTCTTTTCTACTTTCATCATTGCCAGCACAAACGTCATCAAAGCAAAAGGAAGTACGGGAGAAATGCGGGTTAAAATAATTAAACTCCAGCTTTGATGTTTCAATTCCTCCATTACCGCAGCTGCTTTATCAAAATGGCTAATAAACCGAATGAGTTTACCATGATCGATAATCTGAGCCAGGCCGTACCCAATTAAGGAAGCTACCCCGTACGAAATAACTACTCCCGGAAAACCATTCCAGCCTAAATAAAAACCGGTTACCAAGGCTACAAACGTAGTAGGCGTTAAGGCAAAAGCCATTGTAAACGATACCACCATAAAATACAGCACCATTTGACCGAAAGTTAATTGCTGCAAAACAGCTTGGTATTGGTAGAGCAATACAGCTACGGTGGAGCTAATTAAAACAGGGCCAACAGCTAATAAAGCCATGACAACCAAGGTTCCCAGGTTTTTTTGAAAAAGTTGCTTTATCATTAAAAAGTTGCAGGTTGCAGGTTGCAAGTTACAGGTTACGCGTAAATAATGTTTCATTGAGGGACAAAACTTGCCCTTGTGTTTTTAAATTAACTTAGAATAACTATCTCTTGAAGATGATAAAGAAAGTAGGCTAAGAAACGTACTGTAAGTACCCCAAAAAATCGGACAGTTTGAAAGGAGACAGAAAATGGATACTTTAAAACTGAAAAGATGAAAAAGACAAGGATTACCGAGAGTCAGATTATCAAAGCACTGCAGGAAAATGAGTCGGGTCGGAAGACAGAAGACATTTGCCGGGAATTAGAAGTTAGCCGGTCTACCTTTTACCGGTGGAAGAGCCAATACGGCGGCATGGAAGCTTCGGATGTAAAGCGGCTCAAAGAGTTAGAAGAGGAGAATGCCCGATTAAAGAAAATGTATGCTGATTTAAGCTTGGATCACTCTATCCTGAAGGAGGTCATCACAAAAAAAGGTTGGGGCTCTGGCAGCAAAAGCAGTTGACTGCAGAAATCATCTCGGACTACGACTTACCCGTTGTCAGGGCCTGCCACTTAACTGGTCTGACCCGTTCTCAATTTTATTACAAGAGCTGTAAAGATGATTCCGAAGTGATTACCGCCTTGCAGGAGTTAGCTGCTGCTCATCCAGCTTATGGTTTTCGGAAGCTGTTAGCTTATCTGAAAAGAGCCGGTCAGCCGTGGAATCACAAACGGGTATACCGGATCTATAAACTGTTAAAGTTCAACAAAAAGAGAAAAGGAAAACGTAGGCTACCAACCCGAGTAAAGCAACCATTGCTGCAGCCGGTAGAGATTAACAGTAGCTGGAGCATGGATTTTATGAGTGATAGCTTAGCATCAGGTAATAAGTTTCGGACCTTGAATGTGCTAGATGATTGTAACCGGGAAGCACTGGTCATTGAGATAGCAACTTCAATTGCCGCCAAAAGAGTGATTCGCACTCTGGAGCAGCTGATTGACTGGCGCGGTAAGCCAACGGCCATCCGGGTAGATAATGGCCCGGAGTTTACTAGTGTTGATTTTACGAACTGGTGTAAAGAAAAAGAAATTAACATCCATTATATTCAGCCGGGTAAACCCATGCAGAATGGCTTTATCGAACGC
Proteins encoded in this region:
- a CDS encoding porin family protein; protein product: MLYNYYFRKLAGIGFAILLLIGSSQVKAQNSNPGPKFGVKAGLNFSQLYVDQANAQDENIKAGYHFGVFGKVPINDFLAIQPEVLYSNVGSKITYGGSDVADVLGIEPGEVRFNLNYVQVPIALAVNIGPLNVHAGPYFSYLVSANVKDLKSSDFNSSDITDLKTDNFNRFDYGVMGGIGFDVKGVTVGARYNYGLREVGNSGLAGNLTDNSKNSVAQIYLGFGL
- a CDS encoding TVP38/TMEM64 family protein — translated: MIKQLFQKNLGTLVVMALLAVGPVLISSTVAVLLYQYQAVLQQLTFGQMVLYFMVVSFTMAFALTPTTFVALVTGFYLGWNGFPGVVISYGVASLIGYGLAQIIDHGKLIRFISHFDKAAAVMEELKHQSWSLIILTRISPVLPFALMTFVLAMMKVEKKKFFLASIVGMLPRTLFFFWLGTQAQDIIALLQNPDTGKGGQILIITLVLVSLFGLYVLFNRALKKALSKRVDAKI
- a CDS encoding IS3 family transposase (programmed frameshift); protein product: MKKTRITESQIIKALQENESGRKTEDICRELEVSRSTFYRWKSQYGGMEASDVKRLKELEEENARLKKMYADLSLDHSILKEVITKKGLGLWQQKQLTAEIISDYDLPVVRACHLTGLTRSQFYYKSCKDDSEVITALQELAAAHPAYGFRKLLAYLKRAGQPWNHKRVYRIYKLLKFNKKRKGKRRLPTRVKQPLLQPVEINSSWSMDFMSDSLASGNKFRTLNVLDDCNREALVIEIATSIAAKRVIRTLEQLIDWRGKPTAIRVDNGPEFTSVDFTNWCKEKEINIHYIQPGKPMQNGFIERFNGSYRREILDAYLFFELAEVRQLTENWLEEYNTRRPHEALGNLTPREWLLKKEVEIWKTYP